The following proteins are encoded in a genomic region of Helicobacter sp. MIT 21-1697:
- the rplS gene encoding 50S ribosomal protein L19: MRNRYIQSFQEAQIGKKQVPQFKAGDTLRLGIKIQEGDKTRIQHFEGVCISIRGNGVDRTFTTRKMGANNIGVEKTFPLYSESLENIEVLRIGRVRRAKLYYLRSRRGKAARIRELRK; this comes from the coding sequence ATGAGGAATAGATATATTCAGAGTTTCCAAGAAGCACAAATTGGCAAGAAGCAAGTGCCACAATTTAAGGCGGGAGATACGCTTAGATTGGGGATTAAAATCCAAGAAGGCGATAAAACAAGAATCCAGCACTTTGAGGGCGTGTGCATTTCTATTCGTGGTAATGGGGTTGATAGGACTTTTACTACACGAAAAATGGGTGCAAATAACATAGGCGTAGAAAAGACTTTTCCGCTGTATAGCGAAAGCTTGGAGAATATAGAAGTATTGCGTATAGGGCGAGTTCGCCGAGCAAAACTTTATTATCTGCGCTCACGAAGAGGCAAAGCCGCTCGTATTAGGGAGCTTCGTAAGTAA
- a CDS encoding MBL fold metallo-hydrolase has product MNLAKGCNPSLQEMQAFTKAPNFKWEKTHKKGYFTNLNPKMPHIKRASLWEVLRFYLFKPKNAKPKYPLPFIKTDFKSLYTKNPAVVWFGHSSLLINDEYFKILIDPVFSSYASPKAWINRAFESNVSWSSDDFESIDALVITHDHYDHLDYPTIMALKDKVKHFIVPLGVGSHLRFWGVPFTQITELYWWQSLNLTPSIKITSTPSQHSSGRGIQWDRTLWTSYVLDIKDKKIFLSGDGGYYTHFKQIGERFGSIDLAILENGQYNLAWQYSHSFTPQVFQTALDLKAKMIMPIHYGRFAAGSHAWNEPLKNLISLCDTHCLPISVPKIGEVYELNTPPKREIWWDF; this is encoded by the coding sequence GTGAATCTAGCAAAAGGTTGTAACCCTTCTCTACAAGAAATGCAAGCTTTTACAAAAGCTCCCAACTTTAAATGGGAAAAAACACACAAAAAAGGTTATTTTACAAACCTTAATCCCAAAATGCCCCATATCAAACGCGCATCTTTGTGGGAAGTGCTTAGATTCTATCTTTTTAAACCTAAAAATGCTAAGCCCAAATATCCTCTGCCTTTTATAAAAACTGATTTTAAAAGCCTCTATACAAAAAATCCTGCTGTTGTGTGGTTTGGGCATTCATCACTCCTTATAAATGATGAATATTTTAAGATTCTTATTGATCCTGTTTTTAGCTCCTATGCTTCGCCTAAAGCTTGGATTAATCGTGCCTTTGAATCTAATGTCTCTTGGAGTAGCGATGATTTTGAGAGTATTGATGCGCTTGTGATTACCCACGACCATTACGACCATTTAGATTATCCCACAATAATGGCACTTAAAGATAAAGTCAAACACTTTATTGTTCCGCTAGGTGTGGGTTCTCATTTACGCTTTTGGGGTGTGCCATTTACTCAAATTACAGAGCTCTATTGGTGGCAAAGCCTCAACCTCACTCCTTCTATTAAAATCACTTCTACCCCCTCACAACACAGCTCTGGTAGGGGAATACAATGGGATAGGACACTTTGGACTTCTTATGTTTTAGACATAAAAGACAAAAAGATTTTCTTAAGTGGCGATGGAGGATATTACACGCATTTTAAACAAATTGGAGAGAGATTTGGCTCTATTGACTTAGCCATTTTAGAAAATGGACAATATAACCTCGCGTGGCAATATTCACATTCTTTTACGCCTCAAGTTTTTCAGACTGCTCTTGATTTAAAAGCCAAAATGATTATGCCAATTCACTATGGACGATTTGCTGCAGGAAGCCACGCGTGGAATGAGCCACTGAAAAATCTTATTTCTCTCTGTGATACACATTGCTTGCCCATAAGTGTCCCAAAAATAGGCGAGGTGTATGAACTCAATACCCCACCTAAAAGGGAAATATGGTGGGATTTTTAA
- a CDS encoding rhodanese-like domain-containing protein, with amino-acid sequence MKKILLLALCFYLSGCGDSSQKQTYYTQLVEEVAALQGQTIQNDTPKAHTLDSQANISEDARALVSRAHTSGYELITPKELSSHLDEYIIIATLPRGIYNLGLIPEARHFEFALSPSLNEDGSDWNWTADALGRAQEDFIKLLGENKEAKILFYDSGENIFSPVGSAHLGLLWAKHLGYTHLYRLIGGQNAWKDMNLPLSTQVPHCCQM; translated from the coding sequence ATGAAAAAAATACTCTTGCTCGCATTATGCTTTTATCTGAGTGGTTGTGGAGATTCTTCACAAAAACAAACTTATTACACACAGCTTGTAGAAGAAGTTGCAGCCCTTCAAGGACAAACAATACAAAATGACACACCCAAAGCGCATACATTAGATTCTCAAGCAAATATATCCGAAGATGCACGCGCGCTTGTCTCTCGTGCGCATACTTCAGGATATGAGCTTATTACGCCAAAAGAACTTTCTTCACACCTTGATGAATATATCATCATAGCCACATTGCCACGAGGTATTTATAATCTCGGACTTATCCCTGAAGCACGACATTTTGAATTTGCCTTAAGTCCATCGCTCAATGAAGATGGGAGCGATTGGAATTGGACAGCTGATGCACTTGGGAGAGCGCAAGAAGATTTTATCAAACTCTTAGGCGAGAACAAAGAAGCAAAAATTCTTTTTTACGATAGTGGGGAAAATATATTCTCCCCTGTGGGAAGTGCGCATTTGGGATTATTATGGGCAAAACATTTAGGCTATACTCATCTTTATCGTCTTATAGGCGGACAAAATGCGTGGAAAGATATGAATCTGCCTCTTAGCACACAAGTGCCACATTGCTGCCAAATGTAA
- a CDS encoding valine--tRNA ligase: MEFKAQEKQGQKKGYNPQDIESRFYTICEERGYFEIEGNKSLWQSPTPQCFGIMMPPPNVTGVLHIGHALTFTLQDIITRFKRMDGFKTLYQPGLDHAGIATQNVVQKQLLAQGIDKESLGRDAFIAKVWEWKEKSGGEILNQMRHLGITPAWSRLRFTMDTGLQKAVKKAFVHWYNQGFIVQDNYMVNWCVNDGALSDIEVEYEQNQGKLYYLRYPIKDCAQSLIVATTRPETFFGDSAVMVNPNDERYKHLVGKSVILPLLGREIPIIADSHVDMSFGSGCVKVTPAHDINDYEVGKRHHLAFITIFDEKGILNENAGIFAGGERLESRPLIVQKLQENGFVEKIEDYTNQVGKCYRCGNIVEPYISKQWFVKKEIAHNAIKRVNNGELQFYPAQWLNNYNAWMRELKGWCISRQLWWGHRIPVWYCECGNKVASESDNPICPQCQTTITKQDEDVLDTWFSSGLWAFSTLGWGDEDTNALAEFYPNSLLITGFDILFFWVARMILSGESLLGALPFKDVYLHALVRDENGQKMSKSKGNIIDPMDIISSYGADTLRFTLAILCAQGRDVKLSTQSLEISKNFTNKLYNATNFLHMYLEQIGGKEALEKGFSDITNMHINTPLGQYMLIRFHTTTNEVRAALESYRFNDGASILYRFLWGEFCDWGIELAKASKDSIYELGAIFKAALILLHPYMPFITDALWHTLNASDIHTCDSIMIAPYPKAVKKNEQDLQLEQTFEIIQDVIISIRRLKAMLELGSTSVECIFVKLNAPFEHSLLEQFVCKLAKVKTLCITQQKPKDCVGDVSKHCECYIQLGEIDLQAISTRLHNQRQKLEKEIAKLQAMLSNENFIKNAPKAIMEQNQSALCNAQEKFDKINAELIALGLQS; the protein is encoded by the coding sequence ATGGAGTTCAAAGCACAAGAAAAGCAAGGGCAAAAAAAAGGCTATAATCCACAAGATATAGAATCTAGATTCTATACTATATGCGAGGAGAGAGGCTATTTTGAAATTGAGGGGAATAAATCCCTATGGCAAAGTCCAACACCACAATGTTTTGGTATTATGATGCCCCCGCCCAATGTTACAGGAGTGCTTCACATAGGGCACGCACTTACTTTTACTCTTCAAGATATTATCACAAGATTTAAAAGAATGGATGGTTTTAAAACACTCTATCAGCCCGGTTTAGACCACGCAGGCATTGCTACTCAAAATGTTGTGCAAAAACAACTGCTTGCACAAGGCATAGATAAAGAATCTTTAGGTAGAGACGCATTTATAGCCAAAGTATGGGAATGGAAAGAAAAAAGTGGAGGAGAGATTCTCAATCAAATGCGTCATCTTGGCATCACTCCTGCGTGGTCGCGCTTGCGTTTTACGATGGATACAGGATTGCAAAAAGCTGTGAAAAAGGCTTTTGTGCATTGGTATAATCAAGGCTTCATCGTGCAAGATAATTATATGGTAAATTGGTGCGTAAATGATGGTGCGCTTTCAGATATTGAGGTAGAATATGAACAAAATCAGGGCAAACTTTATTATTTACGCTATCCTATTAAAGATTGCGCTCAGTCTCTTATCGTAGCTACCACGCGCCCTGAAACATTTTTTGGCGATAGTGCCGTAATGGTCAATCCAAATGATGAACGATATAAACATCTTGTTGGCAAAAGTGTGATTCTCCCATTACTTGGGCGTGAGATACCTATTATTGCAGATTCTCACGTTGATATGAGCTTTGGGAGTGGTTGCGTAAAAGTAACACCTGCCCACGATATAAATGACTATGAAGTAGGCAAAAGGCATCATCTTGCGTTTATTACAATTTTTGATGAAAAAGGTATATTAAATGAAAATGCAGGAATATTTGCTGGAGGAGAACGTTTGGAATCTCGTCCTCTTATTGTCCAAAAATTACAAGAAAATGGCTTTGTAGAAAAAATAGAAGACTATACAAATCAAGTTGGAAAATGCTATCGCTGCGGCAATATTGTAGAACCTTATATTTCCAAACAATGGTTTGTCAAAAAAGAAATAGCACATAATGCCATTAAACGCGTCAATAATGGGGAATTGCAATTTTATCCTGCACAATGGCTTAATAATTATAATGCGTGGATGAGAGAGCTTAAAGGTTGGTGTATTTCGCGTCAGCTTTGGTGGGGGCATAGAATCCCTGTATGGTATTGTGAATGCGGTAATAAAGTCGCTTCAGAATCTGATAATCCTATCTGCCCTCAATGTCAAACCACTATCACAAAGCAAGATGAAGATGTGCTTGATACTTGGTTTAGTTCTGGATTATGGGCTTTTAGCACTTTGGGCTGGGGCGATGAGGATACAAATGCTTTGGCAGAATTTTACCCTAATTCATTACTTATCACAGGTTTTGATATTTTATTCTTTTGGGTAGCGCGTATGATTTTAAGCGGAGAATCTTTACTCGGCGCACTACCTTTTAAAGATGTTTATCTTCACGCGCTTGTACGTGATGAAAATGGACAAAAAATGAGTAAAAGTAAAGGCAATATTATTGACCCTATGGATATTATATCCTCTTATGGAGCAGATACACTTCGTTTCACTCTAGCGATTTTATGCGCACAAGGACGTGATGTGAAGCTTTCCACTCAATCTCTTGAAATTTCTAAAAACTTCACAAATAAACTTTATAATGCTACAAATTTCCTTCATATGTATTTGGAACAAATTGGCGGCAAGGAAGCTTTAGAAAAAGGTTTTAGCGATATTACCAATATGCACATAAATACACCGCTTGGACAATATATGCTTATAAGATTTCATACTACTACAAACGAAGTCCGAGCAGCACTTGAAAGTTATCGTTTTAATGATGGAGCAAGCATTCTTTATCGTTTTTTGTGGGGTGAATTTTGTGATTGGGGTATTGAGCTTGCAAAAGCGAGTAAAGATTCTATTTATGAACTAGGAGCAATTTTTAAAGCTGCGCTTATACTGCTACACCCTTATATGCCCTTTATCACAGATGCGCTTTGGCATACGCTCAATGCAAGCGATATACACACTTGTGATTCTATTATGATTGCTCCTTATCCAAAAGCTGTGAAAAAAAATGAGCAAGACTTGCAATTAGAGCAGACATTTGAGATTATTCAAGATGTCATTATTTCTATTCGCCGACTAAAAGCAATGCTTGAGCTTGGCTCTACAAGTGTTGAGTGTATCTTTGTTAAACTCAATGCGCCATTTGAACACTCACTCCTTGAGCAGTTTGTATGCAAACTTGCTAAAGTCAAAACCCTTTGTATCACACAGCAAAAGCCCAAAGACTGCGTAGGAGATGTAAGTAAGCATTGTGAATGTTATATACAACTTGGTGAGATTGATTTGCAAGCCATTAGCACTCGCTTGCATAATCAGCGTCAAAAACTTGAAAAAGAAATCGCCAAACTTCAAGCTATGCTTAGTAATGAAAATTTTATAAAAAATGCTCCAAAGGCTATAATGGAACAAAATCAAAGTGCGTTGTGCAATGCACAAGAAAAATTTGATAAAATTAATGCTGAACTTATTGCACTTGGTTTGCAATCTTAA
- the fliW gene encoding flagellar assembly protein FliW — protein sequence MTYELKMPILGFDATKIELEKIDETFSKIRGLDGKQPFEITLINPFSLCDYAFTIPTADERLLDLDESRGDKVEVYCVVVLQKPIENSVVNLMAPFVFNPANACALQVTTLPVAEYPQFSKVLPLKEFLSKEILETLNR from the coding sequence ATGACTTATGAGCTAAAGATGCCAATTTTAGGGTTTGATGCGACAAAAATAGAGTTAGAAAAAATTGATGAGACTTTCAGCAAAATACGTGGTCTTGATGGGAAACAACCCTTTGAGATTACACTGATTAATCCTTTTTCATTGTGCGATTACGCTTTTACTATCCCAACAGCCGATGAACGATTACTTGACTTAGATGAGTCGCGAGGAGATAAGGTTGAGGTGTATTGTGTGGTTGTGCTTCAAAAACCTATTGAAAATTCGGTTGTGAATCTGATGGCACCTTTTGTATTTAATCCTGCAAATGCTTGCGCACTCCAAGTTACAACCTTGCCCGTAGCTGAATATCCTCAATTTAGCAAAGTTTTGCCTTTAAAAGAGTTTTTGTCAAAAGAGATTCTAGAAACACTCAATAGATAA
- a CDS encoding ATP-dependent helicase: MPLSQLNAQQAEAATASSGHNLIIASAGTGKTATIVGRIAYLLHQGYAPQDILLLTFTNKASSEMITRVGKIFGENLAKNIESGTFHAVAYRFLREHQHIHLKAPKELQMLFKSLYDKRIFANNDVNPYSAQYLYESYSLFVNSAFGGGFGEWIIQRNPQQEPYIPIYEDALAKFGALKRQHHYADYNDLLLLYREALKERQNALFKEVLCDEYQDTNPLQDSILDALNAPSLFCVGDYDQSIYAFNGADISIISSFREKYKDARVFTLSKNYRSSKHILHLANKVIQNNERIYPKHLEVVKQGDFAPPKLVCYDELFLQYQGIAKRIASSGFSYEDTAIIFRNNSSADGIEASLRELNIPSKRKGSVSFFDTKEVRLLLDICSLVHNPRDMMAYIHTLSYGKGIGEAIAKDIYEALFALGEGNCLKGMFEPNSAIKAYRQRNKNTQLGLFDDFFILESQARFNEFISPQFASHLILQHPKLNKQSAIFLSDFYDMLHSIHTLRNPKMLILHIINAKFFQDIMRTLAHTRAKNKDGSIDEARLENALESIKRKTTLLSDLSKNYDDLGKFLNAMILGSSEAIEGSGVHLLSVHAAKGLEFQNVYVVDLMEGRFPNRKLMSKGGSLEEERRLFYVAITRAKENLVLSFAKKDAIKNIDYTPSIFLYEGELLHKNSVI, from the coding sequence ATGCCGCTTTCCCAACTCAATGCTCAACAAGCAGAGGCAGCCACCGCATCAAGTGGGCATAATCTTATAATTGCTTCAGCTGGCACGGGTAAAACTGCTACGATTGTAGGGCGCATAGCTTATCTTTTACATCAGGGTTATGCACCACAAGATATTTTGCTTCTTACTTTTACCAATAAAGCAAGTAGCGAAATGATTACGCGTGTGGGGAAGATTTTTGGTGAAAATTTGGCAAAAAACATTGAATCTGGCACATTTCACGCTGTGGCTTATCGTTTTTTACGCGAACATCAGCATATCCATCTTAAAGCCCCCAAAGAACTTCAAATGCTTTTTAAAAGTCTCTATGATAAGAGAATCTTCGCAAATAATGATGTTAATCCTTATTCTGCACAATATCTTTATGAGAGCTATTCACTTTTTGTCAATTCTGCTTTTGGTGGAGGATTTGGAGAATGGATTATACAAAGAAATCCACAGCAAGAGCCCTATATTCCAATTTATGAAGATGCTTTGGCAAAATTTGGAGCACTTAAACGCCAACATCATTATGCGGATTATAATGATTTGCTTTTGCTCTATAGAGAAGCATTAAAAGAAAGGCAAAATGCACTTTTTAAAGAGGTGCTGTGCGATGAATATCAAGATACTAATCCCTTACAAGATTCTATTCTTGATGCACTTAATGCCCCAAGTCTGTTTTGTGTAGGGGATTATGACCAAAGTATTTATGCTTTTAATGGCGCGGATATAAGTATTATTAGCAGTTTTAGAGAGAAATATAAAGATGCGCGGGTTTTTACACTAAGTAAAAACTATCGTTCAAGCAAACATATTCTACATCTTGCAAATAAAGTTATCCAAAATAATGAGCGCATTTATCCCAAGCATTTAGAGGTGGTAAAACAAGGCGATTTTGCTCCACCTAAGTTGGTATGCTATGATGAGCTTTTTTTGCAGTATCAAGGGATTGCAAAGCGTATTGCTTCAAGTGGTTTTTCCTATGAGGATACAGCGATTATTTTTCGCAATAATTCAAGTGCCGATGGGATTGAGGCGAGCTTAAGGGAGCTGAATATACCTTCTAAACGCAAAGGAAGTGTAAGTTTTTTTGATACCAAAGAAGTTCGGCTTTTGCTTGATATTTGTTCTTTAGTGCATAATCCACGCGATATGATGGCGTATATTCATACATTAAGCTATGGTAAAGGCATAGGCGAAGCCATAGCAAAAGATATTTATGAAGCACTTTTTGCGCTAGGTGAGGGGAATTGCTTGAAAGGTATGTTTGAGCCAAATAGTGCAATAAAGGCATATAGGCAACGCAATAAAAATACACAACTGGGGCTTTTTGATGATTTTTTTATCTTAGAATCCCAAGCAAGATTCAATGAGTTTATCTCACCTCAATTTGCCTCTCATCTGATTTTGCAACACCCTAAGCTTAACAAACAAAGCGCAATATTTTTAAGTGATTTTTATGATATGCTTCATTCTATACATACATTGCGTAATCCAAAAATGCTTATTTTGCACATTATAAATGCAAAGTTTTTTCAAGATATTATGCGCACTCTTGCCCACACACGCGCAAAAAACAAAGATGGCAGCATTGATGAGGCGCGTTTAGAAAATGCTTTAGAATCTATTAAACGCAAAACTACTCTTTTGTCTGATTTATCAAAAAACTATGATGATTTGGGTAAGTTTTTAAATGCGATGATTCTAGGCTCAAGTGAGGCGATTGAGGGAAGCGGCGTGCATTTGTTGAGTGTGCATGCTGCAAAGGGATTAGAATTTCAAAATGTATATGTAGTGGATTTAATGGAGGGGCGATTTCCTAACCGCAAACTTATGAGTAAAGGTGGTAGCTTAGAAGAAGAGCGGCGGCTTTTTTATGTGGCAATCACGCGCGCAAAGGAGAATCTTGTGCTTTCTTTTGCCAAAAAAGATGCAATAAAAAATATAGATTATACTCCTTCCATATTTCTTTATGAGGGGGAATTGCTCCATAAAAATAGCGTGATTTAG
- a CDS encoding ATP-dependent nuclease — protein sequence MKYFFTALFILCFGCATLSYGAFDEDSYLFEAIEFEAQNEFAKARDMYLVLYEETRKLEYLKEAILLSSTLDNPSATLDFANEYIAQGGAKDLVIHKVFLDCYLKLGLSERALEEAKIIAKSEDSPLLDDILGSLYASKGDFKESLIALNRAYERTQSQDVLQKIVAVHLTQGHNNQALKALDSHIEQYGCIGNFCKFSIEIYTRFSQSAKIEHIFKSTFEKNPTIENAQNLILIYAHQKKFKQASQIAKQFPFKPQILLELYIAQKDYLNASKQARILYQENHNPYFFALEQIYIFESLKNKQDIKQIKNIAQNLQKALTLMQTPHKDTPKDSRVDASLQNSQNSDMGFFLNFLGYLMIDYEIDVKEGVGHIKKALEISPRNPAYLDSLAWGYYKLKDCNNAKQTFKLIPQDEIKKEQELQEHKKLIESCNIH from the coding sequence ATGAAATATTTTTTTACTGCTTTATTTATATTGTGTTTTGGTTGTGCCACACTTAGCTATGGAGCATTTGATGAAGATAGCTATTTGTTTGAAGCCATTGAATTTGAAGCACAAAACGAATTTGCTAAGGCGCGTGATATGTATCTTGTATTATATGAGGAAACACGCAAACTTGAATACCTTAAAGAAGCTATCTTGCTTTCTTCTACGCTTGATAATCCCTCTGCCACACTTGATTTTGCCAATGAATATATTGCACAAGGTGGCGCAAAAGATTTAGTGATTCATAAGGTATTTTTAGATTGTTACTTAAAACTAGGGCTGAGTGAGCGCGCACTTGAGGAAGCGAAAATCATTGCTAAAAGTGAAGATTCTCCTCTTTTAGATGATATTTTGGGCTCACTCTATGCTTCAAAAGGTGATTTTAAAGAATCTCTTATAGCCCTCAATCGTGCATATGAACGCACTCAATCACAAGATGTTTTGCAAAAAATAGTTGCTGTGCATCTCACGCAAGGGCACAATAATCAAGCACTCAAAGCATTGGATTCTCATATTGAACAATATGGCTGCATAGGAAATTTTTGTAAATTTAGCATTGAAATTTATACTCGTTTTTCTCAAAGTGCAAAAATTGAGCACATTTTCAAAAGCACTTTTGAAAAAAATCCTACTATTGAAAATGCACAAAATCTTATTCTTATTTATGCTCATCAAAAAAAATTTAAACAAGCCTCGCAAATTGCCAAACAATTCCCATTTAAGCCACAGATTCTCCTAGAACTCTATATCGCACAAAAAGATTATCTTAATGCCTCTAAACAAGCGCGAATACTCTATCAAGAAAATCATAATCCCTACTTCTTTGCATTAGAACAAATTTATATTTTTGAATCTCTAAAAAACAAACAAGATATAAAACAAATAAAAAACATAGCGCAAAATCTCCAAAAAGCTCTTACATTAATGCAAACTCCCCATAAAGATACGCCCAAAGATAGTCGCGTTGATGCTTCATTGCAAAATTCACAAAATAGCGATATGGGCTTTTTTTTAAATTTCTTGGGATATTTAATGATTGATTATGAAATTGATGTCAAAGAAGGAGTAGGACATATCAAAAAAGCGCTTGAAATTTCCCCTCGTAATCCTGCATATTTGGATTCTCTAGCGTGGGGGTATTATAAACTTAAAGATTGCAACAATGCGAAGCAAACTTTCAAACTTATCCCCCAAGATGAGATAAAAAAAGAACAAGAACTCCAAGAGCATAAAAAGCTTATTGAAAGCTGCAACATACACTAA
- a CDS encoding YkgJ family cysteine cluster protein, with product MNINKDYPFTFQSHACKSCGGKCCTGESGYVFVNIDEMLEIASSLELDFEAFTRSYVRKVGYRFSLIEKADNGALSCIFFDSYTKKCSIYKHRPKQCRDFPFWEAHKSLDKDALAILMHECQGIRTKKGIK from the coding sequence ATGAATATTAATAAAGACTATCCTTTTACATTTCAATCCCACGCTTGCAAGAGTTGCGGGGGAAAGTGCTGCACGGGTGAGAGTGGTTATGTATTTGTGAATATTGATGAAATGCTAGAAATTGCCTCATCATTAGAACTTGATTTTGAAGCTTTTACGCGTTCATATGTGCGCAAAGTAGGATATAGATTCTCACTTATTGAAAAAGCCGATAATGGTGCGTTATCGTGCATATTTTTTGATTCATATACAAAAAAATGCAGTATATACAAGCATCGCCCTAAACAATGTCGCGATTTTCCTTTTTGGGAAGCACATAAGTCCCTTGATAAAGACGCTCTTGCTATCCTTATGCACGAATGCCAAGGCATACGCACTAAAAAAGGAATTAAATGA
- a CDS encoding uracil-DNA glycosylase family protein: protein MKTQILKLLTLKQLYKRVSCGEQYTNAFYNPAQPQPALKNNLESIIKHCSLCNRIKHCKEPSFGILNPQSQLCFITEIPLVDEKGVFIQNKSALMLQNIIHNVFKLQMGHISLLSLVKCDTHNPYLDKSDILSCMGFCLTQLQKITPKVCILLGNQVAEHILGQHLEHSRILWHNNKKFLITHSLNELVRNPSLKKEAHNDFLIAKGQL, encoded by the coding sequence ATGAAAACACAGATTCTAAAACTTCTTACGCTCAAACAACTCTACAAACGCGTATCTTGTGGTGAGCAATACACAAACGCATTTTATAATCCTGCTCAACCACAACCTGCTTTAAAAAATAACTTAGAATCTATCATTAAACATTGCTCATTATGTAATCGTATTAAACATTGCAAAGAACCCTCTTTTGGCATTTTAAATCCCCAAAGTCAGCTTTGTTTTATAACCGAAATTCCTCTAGTTGATGAAAAAGGAGTATTTATCCAAAACAAAAGCGCGCTTATGCTTCAAAACATCATTCATAATGTATTCAAACTCCAAATGGGGCATATATCGCTTCTATCGCTTGTAAAATGCGATACACATAATCCCTATCTTGATAAAAGCGATATACTCTCTTGTATGGGTTTTTGCCTTACGCAGCTGCAAAAAATTACACCAAAGGTATGTATTTTACTCGGCAATCAAGTTGCTGAACATATTTTAGGGCAACATTTGGAACATAGTAGAATTTTATGGCACAATAACAAAAAATTTTTAATTACTCATTCACTCAATGAACTTGTGCGCAATCCATCTTTAAAAAAAGAAGCACATAATGACTTTTTAATTGCAAAAGGACAGCTATGA
- a CDS encoding exodeoxyribonuclease III gives MKLISWNVNGLRACMNKGFMDFFNQINADIFCIQESKMCKEQATFRFEGYEEYWNSAEKKGYSGVIILSKAKPLNVAYDMGITHHDKEGRIITAEYPHFYLVNVYTPNSKRELERLDYRMAWEDDFRAFVKNLEKHKPVIICGDLNVAHQEIDLKNPKTNRRNAGFTDEERNKMTALLDAGFIDTFRHFYPTLTGAYSWWSYMGKARENNTGWRIDYFLCSRALAPSLQDANIYPHIFGSDHCPVSLELKQL, from the coding sequence TTGAAACTCATCTCGTGGAATGTCAATGGTTTGCGTGCCTGCATGAATAAAGGCTTTATGGATTTTTTTAATCAAATCAATGCTGATATATTTTGTATTCAAGAATCTAAAATGTGCAAAGAACAAGCTACATTCCGCTTTGAAGGTTATGAGGAGTATTGGAATAGTGCAGAAAAAAAGGGGTATTCAGGCGTCATAATTTTAAGCAAAGCTAAACCTCTTAATGTCGCTTATGATATGGGTATAACTCATCACGATAAAGAAGGTCGCATTATTACAGCAGAGTATCCACATTTCTACCTTGTCAATGTCTATACACCTAATTCTAAACGCGAATTGGAACGACTAGATTATCGTATGGCGTGGGAAGATGACTTTAGAGCATTTGTCAAAAACCTTGAAAAACATAAACCCGTTATTATTTGTGGCGACCTCAATGTAGCCCACCAAGAAATTGACTTAAAAAACCCAAAAACAAATCGCCGCAACGCAGGATTCACAGATGAAGAACGAAATAAAATGACTGCGCTTTTAGATGCTGGGTTTATTGATACTTTCCGACATTTTTATCCCACGCTCACAGGAGCTTATAGTTGGTGGAGTTATATGGGCAAAGCACGAGAAAACAATACAGGGTGGCGAATTGATTATTTTCTCTGCTCCCGTGCCCTTGCTCCTTCTCTTCAAGATGCAAATATTTACCCTCACATTTTTGGTAGCGACCATTGTCCAGTGAGTTTAGAACTTAAACAATTATAA